A portion of the Pseudomonas koreensis genome contains these proteins:
- a CDS encoding endonuclease encodes MSVRCVALLLLFFSVGAQAGAPRTFSEAKKAAWKLYAPQSTEFYCGCKYTGNKVDLKACGYVPRKNAKRASRIEWEHIVPAWQIGHQRQCWQQGGRKNCTRYDPVYQKAEADLHNLVPSIGEVNGDRSNFSYGWLPVQSGQYGSCLTQVDFKAKKVMPRPSIRGMIARTYFYMSKQYGLRLSKQDRQLYEAWDKTYPVQDWERQRNQSVACVMGRGNEFVGSVNLKACG; translated from the coding sequence ATGAGTGTCCGCTGTGTTGCTTTGCTGTTGTTATTTTTTTCCGTGGGCGCCCAGGCTGGCGCCCCACGCACCTTTTCCGAAGCCAAGAAAGCCGCGTGGAAACTCTACGCGCCGCAGTCCACGGAGTTTTACTGCGGCTGCAAGTACACCGGCAACAAGGTCGATCTGAAAGCTTGCGGTTATGTGCCACGCAAGAACGCCAAGCGTGCTTCAAGAATCGAATGGGAGCACATCGTGCCGGCCTGGCAGATCGGTCACCAGCGGCAATGCTGGCAGCAAGGCGGACGCAAGAATTGCACACGCTACGACCCGGTTTATCAAAAGGCCGAAGCTGATTTGCACAATCTGGTGCCGAGCATTGGTGAGGTCAACGGTGACCGCAGCAACTTCAGCTACGGCTGGTTGCCGGTACAGTCCGGTCAGTACGGATCCTGCCTGACCCAGGTCGATTTCAAGGCGAAGAAGGTCATGCCCCGCCCTTCGATTCGCGGCATGATCGCCCGCACCTATTTTTATATGAGCAAACAATACGGACTGCGATTGTCGAAGCAGGATCGGCAGCTGTATGAGGCGTGGGACAAGACTTATCCGGTGCAGGACTGGGAACGTCAGCGCAACCAGAGCGTGGCGTGCGTGATGGGGCGCGGCAATGAATTTGTCGGCTCGGTAAATCTGAAAGCCTGCGGCTGA
- a CDS encoding DUF1654 domain-containing protein: MHVQLNKDNLVATSPAAPDAYERMGMRVQKIINSPTAQKAKAALIFRLPDEPMDDWERLLEEIDENDNVTLAYRDDGGVQIFWVVPKED, from the coding sequence ATGCACGTACAGCTTAATAAGGATAACCTCGTGGCCACCTCTCCTGCTGCTCCTGACGCTTACGAACGCATGGGCATGCGCGTTCAGAAAATCATAAATTCCCCTACCGCACAAAAAGCCAAAGCCGCACTGATTTTCCGTTTGCCGGATGAGCCGATGGATGACTGGGAGCGCTTGCTCGAGGAAATCGACGAGAACGACAACGTTACCCTCGCTTATCGCGATGACGGTGGCGTGCAGATTTTTTGGGTTGTGCCGAAGGAAGATTGA
- the csrA gene encoding carbon storage regulator CsrA, with protein MLILTRKVGESINIGDDITITILGVSGQQVRIGINAPKNVAVHREEIYQRIQAGLTAPDKPQTP; from the coding sequence ATGCTGATACTCACCCGCAAAGTCGGTGAAAGCATAAACATTGGTGATGACATCACGATCACCATCCTCGGAGTCAGCGGCCAACAGGTTCGCATCGGCATCAACGCTCCGAAAAACGTGGCAGTGCACCGTGAAGAAATCTACCAGCGCATCCAGGCTGGCCTGACCGCTCCGGACAAGCCGCAAACGCCCTGA
- a CDS encoding sugar ABC transporter ATP-binding protein has translation MSVSAPNAVLSVSGIGKTYAQPVLTGIDLTLMRGEVLALTGENGAGKSTLSKIIGGLVTPTTGQMQFQGKDYRPGSRTQAEELGVRMVMQELNLLPTLSVAENLFLDNLPSSAGWISRKQLRKAAIEAMAQVGLDAIDPDTLVGELGIGHQQMVEIARNLIGDCHVLILDEPTAMLTAREVEMLFEQITRLQARGVSIIYISHRLEELARVAQRIAVLRDGNLVCVEPMANYNSEQLVTLMVGRELGEHIDMGPRKIGAPALTVKGLTRSDKVRDVSFEVRAGEIFGISGLIGAGRTELLRLIFGADTADSGTIALGSPAKVVSVRSPVDAVRNGIALITEDRKGEGLLLSQSISANIALGNMPEISSGGFINDGDEISLAQRQIEAMRIRSSSPTQLVSELSGGNQQKVVIGRWLERDCSVLLFDEPTRGIDVGAKFDIYGLLGDLTRQGKALVVVSSDLRELMLICDRIGVLSAGRLIDTFERDSWTQDDLLAAAFAGYQKRDALLNEAAPRDLP, from the coding sequence ATGTCAGTTTCCGCTCCGAACGCTGTCCTCTCGGTCAGCGGTATCGGCAAGACCTATGCGCAACCGGTGCTCACCGGCATCGATCTGACGCTGATGCGCGGTGAAGTACTGGCGCTGACCGGTGAAAATGGTGCCGGCAAAAGTACCCTGTCGAAAATCATTGGTGGTCTGGTCACACCCACCACGGGCCAGATGCAATTCCAAGGCAAGGACTACCGTCCGGGCAGTCGTACCCAGGCTGAAGAGCTTGGCGTGCGCATGGTCATGCAAGAACTCAATCTGTTGCCGACGCTGTCGGTCGCGGAGAATCTGTTTCTGGATAATTTGCCAAGCAGCGCTGGCTGGATCAGCCGCAAGCAGTTGCGCAAGGCGGCGATCGAAGCCATGGCGCAGGTCGGCCTCGATGCGATCGATCCGGACACGCTGGTTGGCGAGCTTGGAATCGGTCATCAACAGATGGTCGAAATCGCGCGCAACCTGATCGGCGACTGCCACGTGCTGATCCTCGATGAGCCGACCGCGATGCTCACGGCGCGCGAAGTCGAAATGCTCTTCGAACAGATCACGCGATTGCAGGCCCGTGGCGTTTCCATCATTTATATTTCGCACCGCCTCGAAGAACTGGCGCGGGTGGCACAGCGTATTGCCGTGCTGCGTGACGGCAATCTAGTCTGCGTCGAGCCAATGGCCAACTACAACAGCGAGCAACTGGTCACCTTGATGGTCGGTCGCGAACTGGGCGAACACATCGACATGGGGCCGCGCAAGATCGGCGCTCCGGCGTTGACGGTGAAAGGTCTGACGCGTTCTGACAAAGTCCGCGACGTGTCCTTCGAGGTGCGAGCCGGAGAGATTTTCGGCATTTCCGGATTGATCGGGGCAGGGCGCACGGAATTGCTGCGGCTGATCTTCGGTGCCGACACGGCTGATAGCGGAACCATCGCTCTCGGCTCCCCGGCCAAAGTTGTGAGTGTTCGCTCGCCAGTGGATGCCGTGCGCAATGGCATTGCCCTGATCACCGAGGATCGCAAGGGCGAAGGGCTGCTGCTCAGTCAATCGATCAGCGCCAACATTGCCTTGGGCAACATGCCGGAAATTTCCAGTGGCGGGTTCATCAACGACGGCGACGAAATCTCCCTGGCACAGCGTCAGATCGAGGCCATGCGCATCCGCAGTTCGAGCCCGACGCAATTGGTCTCGGAGCTGTCCGGCGGCAATCAGCAGAAGGTCGTGATCGGTCGCTGGCTGGAACGTGACTGTTCAGTACTGCTGTTCGACGAGCCCACTCGCGGAATCGATGTCGGCGCCAAGTTCGACATTTACGGTTTGCTCGGCGATTTGACCCGTCAGGGCAAGGCGTTGGTGGTGGTGTCCAGTGACTTGCGCGAGTTGATGCTGATCTGCGACCGGATCGGCGTGCTTTCGGCGGGGCGTCTGATCGACACCTTCGAGCGCGACAGCTGGACCCAGGATGATTTGCTTGCCGCCGCATTCGCCGGCTACCAAAAACGTGATGCGTTGCTCAATGAAGCAGCGCCTAGGGATCTCCCATGA
- a CDS encoding SPOR domain-containing protein, with protein MRKLVWLVAALALAGCGDGKNVDAPKPETKVATAPAVAAPQWDLEVRGETPQAVSDLSGWLIEHAFVPTVVKDGSGKTRILIGPFNSQADAEARKVQVDAALVKAKKQNIESVVIEHPLTP; from the coding sequence GTGCGCAAATTGGTTTGGCTGGTAGCGGCACTGGCATTGGCAGGCTGCGGTGATGGCAAAAATGTAGATGCGCCGAAGCCTGAGACGAAGGTTGCAACTGCGCCGGCGGTTGCCGCGCCACAGTGGGATCTGGAAGTGCGTGGCGAAACGCCTCAGGCCGTCAGTGACCTGAGCGGCTGGTTGATCGAGCACGCTTTCGTTCCAACGGTCGTCAAGGACGGTAGCGGTAAAACACGAATTCTGATCGGTCCGTTCAATTCTCAGGCTGACGCCGAGGCGCGCAAGGTGCAGGTCGATGCGGCGTTGGTAAAAGCCAAGAAACAAAATATCGAATCGGTGGTGATCGAGCATCCGCTTACGCCATAA
- the rbsD gene encoding D-ribose pyranase, translated as MKKTPLLNVALSRLIASLGHGDMVVIGDAGLPVPPGVELIDLALTHGIPDFVSTLKVVLSEMQVESHVLAKEIFDKQPTALANLDALGEEGALGRRDLLTHEQFKVLSRQARAIIRTGECQPYCNIVLVAGVTF; from the coding sequence ATGAAAAAGACTCCTTTGCTCAACGTCGCGCTGTCGCGACTGATCGCGTCTCTTGGCCACGGTGACATGGTGGTGATTGGCGACGCTGGTTTGCCGGTGCCGCCGGGTGTCGAATTGATCGATCTGGCGCTGACCCATGGCATCCCTGATTTCGTCAGCACACTGAAGGTCGTGCTCAGCGAAATGCAGGTGGAGAGCCATGTGCTGGCCAAGGAAATCTTCGACAAGCAACCGACGGCGCTGGCGAATCTGGATGCGTTGGGCGAAGAGGGCGCGCTGGGACGTAGGGATTTGCTCACTCACGAACAGTTCAAGGTGCTGAGCCGACAGGCCAGGGCGATCATTCGTACAGGAGAATGTCAGCCGTACTGCAACATCGTTCTGGTCGCCGGGGTTACATTCTGA
- a CDS encoding asparaginase, with protein MKSAFNTLIPGALALLLLLPTAVQAKEVETQTQLANVVVLATGGTIAGAGASAANSATYQAAKVGIEQLIAGIPELSKLANVRGEQVMQIASESITNDNLLQLGRRVSELADSKDVDGIVITHGTDTLEETAYFLNLVEKTDKPIIVVGSMRPGTAMSADGMLNLYNAVAVASSKEARGKGVLVTMNDEIQSGRDVSKMINIKTEAFKSAWGPLGMVVEGKSYWFRLPAKRHTMDSEFDIKNIKSLPDVEIAYSYGNVSDTAYKALAQSGAKAIIHAGTGNGSVSSRVVPSLQALRKDGVQIIRSSHVNAGGFVLRNAEQPDDKYDWVVAHDLNPQKARILAMVALTKTNDSKELQRMFWEY; from the coding sequence ATGAAATCTGCTTTCAATACCCTGATTCCGGGCGCATTGGCCCTCCTCCTGCTCCTGCCAACCGCCGTTCAGGCAAAAGAAGTCGAAACCCAGACCCAACTGGCCAACGTAGTCGTTCTCGCCACGGGCGGCACAATCGCCGGCGCAGGCGCGAGCGCCGCAAACAGTGCCACTTATCAGGCAGCCAAAGTCGGTATCGAACAACTGATCGCCGGCATTCCCGAGTTGAGCAAACTGGCTAACGTGCGTGGCGAACAAGTCATGCAGATCGCTTCGGAAAGCATCACCAACGACAACCTGCTGCAATTGGGTCGTCGCGTTTCCGAACTGGCTGACAGCAAGGATGTCGACGGCATCGTTATCACCCACGGTACCGATACCCTGGAAGAGACCGCTTACTTCCTGAATCTGGTCGAGAAGACCGACAAGCCGATCATCGTCGTTGGCTCCATGCGTCCGGGCACTGCCATGTCGGCAGACGGCATGCTCAACCTGTACAACGCCGTGGCCGTGGCGAGCAGCAAGGAAGCGCGCGGCAAAGGCGTGCTGGTGACCATGAACGACGAGATCCAGTCGGGTCGCGACGTCAGCAAAATGATCAACATCAAGACCGAAGCATTCAAAAGTGCCTGGGGCCCGCTGGGCATGGTCGTTGAGGGAAAATCCTACTGGTTCCGCCTGCCGGCCAAGCGTCACACCATGGATTCGGAATTCGACATCAAGAACATCAAGAGCCTGCCTGACGTCGAAATCGCCTATTCCTACGGCAACGTCAGCGATACCGCCTACAAGGCACTCGCCCAATCAGGTGCCAAAGCGATCATCCACGCCGGCACTGGCAACGGTTCGGTCTCCTCTCGCGTGGTCCCGTCCCTGCAAGCCTTGCGCAAGGATGGCGTGCAGATCATTCGTTCTTCCCACGTCAACGCTGGCGGTTTTGTCCTGCGTAACGCTGAGCAACCAGACGACAAGTATGACTGGGTTGTCGCCCACGACCTGAACCCGCAAAAAGCCCGCATCCTGGCGATGGTCGCACTGACCAAGACCAACGACAGCAAAGAGCTGCAACGGATGTTCTGGGAATATTGA
- a CDS encoding ABC transporter permease: MKTASSASKPSGNFFGLGTYLGLAGALLAMIALFSVLSSHFLSYNTFSTLANQIPDLMVLAVGMTFVLIIGGIDLSVGSVLALAASTVSVAILGWGWSVLPAALLGMAVAALAGTITGSITVAWRIPSFIVSLGVLEMARGVAYQMTGSRTAYIGDAFAWLSNPIAFGISPSFIIALLVIFIAQAVLTRTVFGRYLIGIGTNEEAVRLAGINPKPYKILVFSLMGLLAGIAALFQISRLEAADPNAGSGLELQVIAAVVIGGTSLMGGRGSVISTFFGVLIISVLAAGLAQIGATEPTKRIITGAVIVIAVVLDTYRSQRASRRG; the protein is encoded by the coding sequence ATGAAAACTGCATCCTCTGCCAGTAAACCTAGTGGCAACTTTTTCGGCCTGGGTACTTATCTGGGCCTGGCCGGTGCTTTGCTGGCGATGATTGCGCTGTTCTCGGTCCTGAGCAGCCATTTCCTCTCGTACAACACTTTCAGCACCCTGGCCAACCAGATTCCCGACCTGATGGTGCTGGCAGTCGGCATGACCTTCGTGCTGATCATCGGCGGCATCGACCTGTCGGTTGGCTCCGTGCTGGCGCTGGCTGCATCTACGGTCAGCGTTGCGATTCTCGGTTGGGGCTGGAGCGTTTTACCGGCAGCTCTGCTCGGCATGGCGGTAGCGGCTCTGGCTGGGACCATCACCGGTTCGATCACCGTGGCCTGGCGGATTCCGTCGTTCATCGTCTCCCTCGGCGTGCTGGAGATGGCCCGCGGTGTGGCCTATCAGATGACCGGCTCGCGTACCGCTTACATTGGTGATGCGTTTGCCTGGCTGTCGAATCCGATCGCGTTCGGTATTTCCCCCTCGTTCATCATCGCTTTGCTGGTGATTTTCATCGCGCAGGCGGTTTTGACCCGCACCGTTTTCGGTCGTTACCTGATCGGCATTGGCACCAACGAAGAGGCGGTGCGTCTGGCCGGGATCAATCCCAAGCCCTACAAGATTCTGGTGTTCAGCCTGATGGGTTTGCTGGCGGGCATTGCTGCGCTGTTTCAGATTTCGCGTCTGGAAGCGGCTGACCCGAACGCAGGTTCGGGCCTGGAACTGCAAGTGATCGCAGCGGTGGTTATCGGCGGCACCAGCCTGATGGGTGGGCGCGGTTCGGTGATCAGCACTTTCTTTGGCGTGTTGATCATTTCCGTGCTCGCTGCCGGACTCGCACAGATTGGTGCGACGGAGCCGACCAAGCGCATTATTACCGGTGCGGTGATCGTCATCGCCGTGGTGCTCGACACCTATCGCAGTCAACGCGCCAGTCGCCGGGGCTGA
- a CDS encoding LacI family DNA-binding transcriptional regulator codes for MATIKDVAALAGISYTTVSHVVNNTRPVSQEVRRKVEAAIKSLDYVPSAVARSLKAKTTATIGLLVPNSLNPYFAELARGIEDYCERNGYCVILCNSDDNPEKQRSYLRVLLEKRIDGLIVASAGGDSGLAQGLAGVKTPMVIVDRGLEGVNADLVRIDHEYGAYLATRHLLELGHRDIATIGGPASTSVAQMRQAGYCRALQEAGIEVREERMLESDFTSTGGYNAAARLLESNPPSAIFAGNDMIGIGVLRAAAERNVRVPAELSVIGFDDIQMSRYVYPALTTVGQSILQLGEMAAEVLLRRIAAPDSGTDQRIVTPSIVLRESTAPLSGVFTEYR; via the coding sequence ATGGCAACGATCAAGGATGTAGCGGCGCTTGCGGGCATTTCCTACACGACCGTGTCGCACGTGGTAAACAACACCCGCCCGGTGAGTCAGGAAGTGCGGCGCAAGGTGGAGGCGGCAATCAAGAGCCTCGACTACGTTCCCAGTGCCGTGGCGCGCTCGTTGAAAGCCAAAACCACCGCGACCATCGGCTTGCTGGTGCCGAACAGTCTCAACCCGTACTTCGCCGAACTGGCGCGGGGAATCGAGGATTACTGCGAGCGAAATGGCTACTGCGTGATCCTCTGCAACTCCGATGACAACCCGGAAAAACAGCGCAGTTATTTGCGCGTGTTGCTGGAAAAACGCATCGACGGTTTGATCGTCGCCTCCGCCGGCGGTGACAGTGGTCTGGCGCAAGGGCTGGCGGGTGTGAAAACGCCGATGGTCATCGTCGACCGAGGCCTGGAAGGGGTGAATGCCGATCTGGTGCGCATCGATCACGAATACGGCGCTTATCTGGCGACGCGTCACCTGCTTGAGTTGGGGCATCGCGACATCGCCACCATCGGCGGTCCGGCCAGTACCAGCGTGGCGCAAATGCGTCAGGCCGGTTATTGCCGAGCGCTGCAAGAGGCGGGGATCGAGGTGCGCGAAGAGCGCATGCTCGAAAGCGACTTCACCAGCACCGGTGGCTACAACGCCGCCGCCCGCTTGCTTGAAAGCAATCCGCCGAGTGCGATTTTTGCCGGTAACGACATGATTGGCATCGGCGTACTGCGCGCAGCGGCCGAACGTAACGTGCGGGTGCCGGCCGAATTGTCGGTGATCGGCTTCGATGACATCCAGATGAGCCGTTATGTCTATCCGGCGCTGACCACGGTCGGCCAGTCGATCCTGCAACTGGGCGAGATGGCCGCCGAAGTGCTGTTGCGCAGAATTGCTGCGCCCGATTCGGGTACCGATCAACGCATCGTTACCCCGAGCATTGTCCTGCGCGAATCGACCGCGCCGCTGTCCGGCGTGTTCACCGAATATCGCTGA
- a CDS encoding nucleoside hydrolase encodes MQRYAEKFHQLIRSLLLVSVLTATGAQAAEKIDLIIDTDPGADDVVALLFALASPDELNIRALTTVAGNVRLDKTSRNARLAREWAGREDVPVYAGAPKPLMRTPIYAENIHGKEGLSGVTVHEPKKGLAQGSAVNYLIDTLKSAKPHSITIAMLGPQTNLALALIQEPEIVQGIKEVVIMGGAHFNGGNITPVAEFNLFADPQAAEVVLKSGVKLTYLPLDVTHKILTSDARLKQIAALNNNASKIVGDILNEYIKGDMEHYGIPGGPVHDATVVAYLLKPELFTGRAVNVVVDSREGPTFGQTIVDWYDGLKAPKNAFWVENGDAQGFFDLLTERLKRLK; translated from the coding sequence ATGCAACGCTATGCTGAAAAATTTCATCAACTGATCCGGAGCCTGCTGCTTGTGTCCGTGCTAACTGCGACCGGCGCTCAGGCGGCGGAAAAGATCGACCTGATCATCGATACTGATCCAGGCGCTGACGACGTGGTCGCCTTGCTCTTCGCGCTGGCATCGCCCGACGAGTTGAATATCCGCGCTCTCACTACCGTCGCCGGCAATGTGCGTCTGGACAAGACCTCGCGAAACGCGCGCCTGGCTCGCGAATGGGCGGGGCGCGAAGACGTGCCGGTGTACGCTGGCGCGCCGAAACCGCTGATGCGCACGCCGATCTACGCCGAGAACATTCATGGCAAGGAAGGCCTGTCGGGCGTCACGGTTCACGAACCGAAGAAAGGCCTGGCGCAAGGCAGTGCGGTCAACTATTTGATCGACACCCTTAAATCAGCCAAGCCACACAGCATCACCATTGCCATGCTCGGTCCACAGACCAATCTGGCGCTGGCGCTGATCCAGGAGCCGGAGATTGTACAGGGCATCAAGGAAGTGGTGATCATGGGCGGGGCGCATTTCAACGGTGGCAACATCACCCCCGTCGCCGAATTCAACCTGTTCGCTGATCCACAGGCTGCCGAGGTGGTTCTCAAGAGCGGGGTGAAGCTTACGTATCTGCCGCTGGACGTGACGCACAAGATCTTGACCAGTGACGCACGCCTCAAGCAGATTGCCGCGCTCAATAACAATGCGAGCAAGATCGTCGGCGACATTCTCAACGAATATATCAAGGGCGATATGGAGCACTACGGCATTCCCGGCGGCCCGGTGCATGACGCGACTGTTGTGGCGTATCTGCTCAAACCTGAGCTGTTTACCGGTCGGGCCGTCAATGTCGTGGTGGATAGTCGGGAAGGTCCGACATTCGGCCAGACCATTGTTGACTGGTACGACGGTCTGAAAGCACCGAAGAATGCGTTCTGGGTCGAAAATGGCGACGCCCAGGGATTCTTTGATTTGCTGACCGAGCGCCTGAAACGCCTCAAATAA
- a CDS encoding cold-shock protein produces the protein MSNRQTGTVKWFNDEKGFGFITPQGGGDDLFVHFKAIESDGFKSLKEGQTVSFVAEKGQKGMQAAQVRPE, from the coding sequence ATGTCTAATCGCCAAACCGGCACCGTTAAATGGTTCAACGATGAAAAAGGCTTCGGCTTCATCACTCCTCAAGGTGGCGGTGACGACCTGTTCGTACACTTCAAAGCTATCGAATCCGACGGTTTCAAAAGCCTGAAAGAAGGCCAGACCGTCTCTTTCGTGGCTGAGAAAGGCCAAAAGGGTATGCAAGCTGCACAGGTTCGCCCAGAGTAA
- a CDS encoding I78 family peptidase inhibitor, translated as MPLKFATLGALMAAALLAGCSTTSSESAKEPVAAESGNSRCEASAAQFAVGKKASPELLDQARAKAGAQNARFLKPNDMITLEYRSDRLNLNTDNNLVVTRVNCG; from the coding sequence ATGCCTTTGAAGTTCGCGACACTGGGTGCACTTATGGCCGCTGCTCTATTGGCTGGTTGCAGCACAACCTCCAGCGAGTCGGCAAAGGAGCCCGTGGCGGCTGAATCAGGAAATAGCCGCTGCGAAGCATCGGCAGCACAATTTGCCGTCGGCAAGAAAGCATCCCCTGAGCTGCTGGATCAGGCGCGTGCCAAGGCTGGAGCGCAAAACGCGCGCTTCCTCAAGCCGAACGACATGATCACTCTGGAATATCGCTCCGACCGGCTGAACCTGAACACCGACAACAACCTGGTGGTTACCCGCGTCAACTGCGGCTGA
- a CDS encoding sugar ABC transporter substrate-binding protein codes for MKLPFAARLLAVAMLATTAAALPVSSAFAETTEKPKVALVMKSLANEFFLTMEDGAKAYQKEHSADFDLISNGIKDETDTAGQTRIVEQMILAKVNALVIAPSDSKAMVPVIKKAVDAGITVINIDNQLDPAVVKSKNINVPFVGPDNRKGARLVGEYLAKQLKAGDEVGIIEGVSTTTNAQARTAGFKDAMEAAQIKVVSLQSGDWEIDKGNKVAASILSEYPDVKALLAGNDSMAVGAVSAVRAAGKAGQVQVVGYDNINAIKPMLKDGRVLATADQFAAKQAVFGIETALKIIKGEKVDSGANGVIETPVELVTK; via the coding sequence ATGAAGCTGCCCTTCGCCGCACGTCTTCTTGCTGTCGCTATGCTGGCTACTACAGCCGCTGCACTACCTGTCTCCTCGGCGTTCGCCGAAACCACGGAAAAACCCAAGGTCGCGCTGGTCATGAAATCTCTGGCCAACGAATTCTTCCTGACCATGGAAGACGGCGCCAAGGCCTACCAGAAAGAACACTCCGCCGATTTCGATCTGATCTCCAACGGTATCAAGGACGAAACCGACACCGCCGGCCAGACCCGCATCGTCGAACAAATGATCCTGGCCAAGGTGAACGCACTGGTGATCGCGCCTTCCGACTCCAAAGCCATGGTGCCGGTGATCAAGAAGGCTGTAGACGCCGGTATCACCGTGATCAACATCGACAATCAGCTCGATCCTGCCGTAGTCAAAAGCAAAAACATCAACGTGCCGTTCGTAGGGCCGGACAACCGCAAGGGTGCGCGTCTGGTCGGCGAATACCTGGCCAAACAACTGAAGGCGGGCGACGAGGTCGGCATCATCGAAGGCGTGTCCACCACCACCAACGCGCAGGCACGCACCGCCGGTTTCAAGGACGCGATGGAAGCCGCGCAGATCAAAGTGGTCTCGCTGCAATCCGGTGACTGGGAAATCGACAAGGGCAACAAGGTCGCCGCTTCGATCCTTAGCGAATACCCGGACGTCAAAGCGCTGCTGGCCGGTAACGACAGCATGGCGGTCGGTGCCGTTTCCGCCGTCCGTGCCGCCGGCAAGGCGGGCCAGGTTCAGGTCGTCGGTTACGACAACATCAACGCGATCAAGCCAATGCTCAAGGACGGCCGCGTGCTGGCTACGGCTGACCAGTTTGCTGCGAAGCAAGCCGTGTTCGGTATTGAAACCGCGCTGAAAATCATCAAGGGCGAGAAAGTCGACAGCGGTGCCAACGGCGTGATCGAAACACCGGTCGAGCTGGTCACCAAGTAA
- the rbsK gene encoding ribokinase produces the protein MPANVVVIGSLNMDLVTRAPRLPRDGETLIGHSFATVSGGKGANQAVAAARLGAQVAMIGCVGNEDYGVRLRDALLAEHIDCQAVSVVEDSSGVALIVVDDNSQNAIVIVAGANGAMTPAVIDRFDPVLQAADVVICQLEIPDATVGHALKRARELGKTVILNPAPASRPLPADWFAAIDYLIPNESEAAALSGLTVDSLHTAETAASQLIAMGAGKVIVTLGAQGSLFANGNGFEHFPAPTVKAVDTTAAGDTFVGGFAAALASGKSEAEAIRYGQIAAALSVTRAGAQPSIPTISEVQAFKPA, from the coding sequence ATGCCAGCAAATGTAGTGGTAATAGGCAGCTTGAACATGGACCTGGTCACCCGGGCCCCGCGGCTGCCACGCGACGGTGAAACGCTGATCGGTCATTCCTTTGCCACCGTGTCGGGCGGCAAGGGCGCCAATCAGGCAGTTGCCGCTGCGCGCTTGGGCGCGCAGGTGGCAATGATCGGTTGCGTCGGTAATGAGGACTACGGTGTGCGGTTGCGCGATGCGTTGCTTGCCGAGCACATCGATTGCCAGGCAGTCAGCGTCGTCGAGGACTCCAGTGGCGTAGCGCTGATTGTGGTGGATGACAACAGCCAGAACGCCATCGTGATTGTCGCCGGTGCCAACGGCGCGATGACCCCGGCAGTGATCGACCGCTTTGATCCGGTTTTGCAGGCCGCTGATGTGGTGATCTGTCAGCTCGAGATTCCCGATGCGACGGTCGGACATGCGCTCAAGCGTGCGCGTGAACTGGGCAAAACCGTAATCCTCAACCCGGCGCCGGCCAGTCGCCCTCTGCCGGCAGACTGGTTTGCCGCGATCGATTACCTGATTCCCAACGAGAGCGAAGCGGCCGCATTGAGCGGATTGACTGTCGACTCGTTGCACACGGCTGAAACGGCTGCCAGCCAATTGATTGCCATGGGCGCGGGTAAAGTCATCGTCACCTTGGGCGCGCAGGGTTCGTTGTTCGCCAATGGCAATGGCTTCGAACATTTCCCCGCGCCGACCGTGAAGGCGGTCGATACCACGGCGGCGGGCGACACTTTTGTCGGCGGTTTCGCCGCAGCGCTGGCCAGCGGCAAGTCCGAGGCCGAGGCGATTCGCTACGGGCAGATCGCCGCCGCATTGTCGGTTACCCGCGCCGGTGCGCAACCGTCGATTCCAACCATATCCGAAGTACAGGCGTTCAAACCCGCATGA